The Brachypodium distachyon strain Bd21 chromosome 4, Brachypodium_distachyon_v3.0, whole genome shotgun sequence nucleotide sequence CCTAAATATGTGGTTTATGTGATACAAAATCACCAAATCATTAgcaattattggtcaaaggcttgttTTAACGAAGCAAAGTACGCCTTACACAAAGAGACAGTAGGAGTGCTATGTTGCATTATGCCCTGACTGAGCTTTGTGCACTGATACCGGAGCAGAGGCATCCCTGAATCTACAAATATTGCATATTATTTCTGTGTAAATCTCATAACACTCTGAGTTTATGAGCACGGTTGTAGAAAGCCCCATGCTTCTTGTCTGGGCACTTAGACGCCTTGTTTTATGGTCTTAGGGTTGGACAACAATCTCTGCCCTAAACCAAATGACAACTTGACTACAGCTCAACGGGTGGAGCAGATTCACAATAGATGGAGTCTCTACAGTGGATTCTGTTGCTGGAGGCAAgatttttttcctccaaaatGGCTAGAGTAGAGGCAATAAATAATATGACTAGGCTGGGGTTCCTTGAAACCTTAATACCTTGTTACCGTAAAACCTCAGGGAGCAGAAAAAGGGATTCCATTTTATCTGGTGATGACGGAGCATCTGGTGCAGGTGTGGTGGCATTGCAAAATCTGGGTGCTCCGGCATTCGGTGGAAATACAGATGCTGCTAAGCCAGGCACCTCCATTTGGGTGCACTCACCAAATCAGCATCTTTATATTTACATAACTTCTCATCTCTTTTATATGCGTAGAacattttaatatttttggcAGCTGAGgtcttgaaaagaaaatcataagTTCAGTTAAAATGCTTGGTGGTATTAAATATGTAGTTTAGTGGATGAGTAAACCAGTTGCTTCAGTTGTACAGAAGCTCTTTGAGAATCACCTTGATAACTGCTCGGATATATGTTGGTTACTATATCTGTGTGATATTCCCACATAATAGTTATGCGGGTGTGGCGGTTACTTCCATCCTCATAGCATGCGAATCGATAGCACTGCAAACCTGCAGCGTTGTAGTTGCCCACTTACATGCTATTATGGTTATTAAAAGTATGTATTAACTTGCCATTTTCTTAATCTTAATATTTTCTTTGTAATTTTGTATTGTGCAGGAAGCGTAATGTCTTTTGAAGACAAGGCAGTGGCTAGTCGTATTGCATCACCCTCACCAAAAGCTGTGGTATCAGAATCAGATCTTAGGATGATAAATGCTACATCAAATATGGAGCAACCTCAAGCAAATAGCCAGGCCAATGCAGTCGTCGGTCCAGTGGCTATCTTTTGGGACATCGAGAACTGCCCTGTTCCAAGTGATGTACGGCCAGATGATGTTGCTGGAAATATACGGATGGCACTACGGTTGCATCCTATTGTTAAGGGTGCAGTGACAATGCTCTCTGCTTATGGAGATTTCAATGCTTTCCCTAGAAGACTCAGGGAGGGATGTCAGAGAACCGGAGTTAAACTTGTTGATGTTCCAAATGGACGGAAAGATGCTGCTGATAAGGCTATACTGGTCGATATGTTTCTCTTTGCTCTGGACAATCGCCCACCGTCATCCATTATGCTCATATCTGGTGACGTGGACTTTGCTCCTgcattgcatatacttggccAGCGTGGATACACTATTGTCCTTGCAATTCCATCTTCAGTTACTGTCTCATCGGCTTTGAGCGGTGCTGGGAGTTTCGTGTGGGATTGGCCTAGTCTTGCCCGTGGTGTAGGTAGTGTGGCTCCCAGATCCCTAGGGCATCGTGCCGCTGAACCTTCAGGCTATCTCAACAGTGTTACGTTAGGGAAATACCCTGACACAGAAGAGGAGGCCATTGTCTATATGGGAACTTCAAGGAATGAGTATGGTGGCAGAACACCCGGCAACCAGATGTATTATTATAACTCTTCACAGATCACTGGGGAACCATGCAAAGCTTTCTATACTGTCGAGGATGGGAATTGTGGCACTGGCACATCATCGAGGTCACATAATTTATCATGTGGTTTGAATGAAGTCCCAGAGATAGACCAAGGTTTTACAGGTGAACATTCATGGTGGGTCCGTCCTGGCGATCTTCAAGGCTTGAAGGGTCAACTAATAAGGTTATTTGAGTTATCTGGTGGATCCGTTCCACTTGTCCGTGTTCCTTCAGAGTATCTAAAGCTCTTCGGAAGGCACCTGTATGTAGCAGAATATGGAGCTGTtaaacttgttcatcttttcGAAAAGCTGGCTGAATCTTTTGTTGTCATGGGGCAGGGTCAGAGAAAGATAATTTGCCTCCGCAATTCTGGTGATAGGAATGTTAAAAAATATTCAAGTACACCAAtcattttgaaaaatgaaaagagaTTAAGTGCTACTCTCGGGGAAAGTGCTGTTGGAACATGTCAGCAGTTGAGCAGTTCATCAGATGATTTTTCAGAGGATGAACAGAACATTAGCCCTGACGTAGATGGAGCATATGTGTTTGATGAGCATCTAGCCAGATGCAGAACCGAGATTCAGGATCTTCTTGTTTGTTACTATAAGTGCCGTCTTCCACTGTGTGATTTTGAGTCCCTATATGAGCAACGGTACAAGAAGGTTCTTGACTATCAGAGCTTCGGAGTCAATGGTCTGGAGGAACTAGCTGAGAAGTTAAAAGATGTCGTCGAATTGCAATTGGATGAGGTCAGCAACATGAAGCTCATCAAAGCCAAGTCAGCAAAATGAAGTTACTCAAACAAAGCCAAGTTAATCAGTGGTTAGTCCCACCATTGTCTTAATATCAGAAGTACAGTTACTTCAGTAGTACTTTAGATTTGGTTTCCTCAATGAGCATGTTCTGTCAAGCACTGGACCGACGtctatttttttatcatgTCGGTGCGATAAGCGCGGGTGCACAGCAAATCAAATGCTTGTAATAATATGTCGTTCTTCTAATCAACACGAATAGGTGGCTTCAGCAATTGAAAAGGGAAACCATCTTTCACTTTACAGTTATTTGGCATGGCACTTGCATGCTAGAGACCTAACAGAAGTTGAGATTGTTTAATGTATTTTCTTCTCCTGCGGCATACACTGAGACATCATACTGTCTCATCTGCCTGTCATAATTTCGTAGCATGCTGGAGGATCAGATTTATTTGTACTAACATGGTTATAAAATGATGGTTTGCACGCCGGACTGTCAGCTGTCATTTTGTATTGTTTTATCAACCTGCAGTCTGAGGTTTTCTGCTGCAATAACGATGGATCATCAATCAGCCAATATTTACGATATTTAATTTGTTGAGTACCTCTTGGGGCATGCTGCGAAGGAGTGACTTTCTTACATGATTTAGTCCAACTGTTACCCGATGAGATTCTATGTATCATCACTGTTTTAACTGTTGCTCGCTAATAAGACTATAATCGACAACTAGACGCCGTCTGCATCCCATGTTACATGACGCTGTTTGCAActtacatttttgttttgttttgttttggaaaaaaaaacatagttcATGACGTATTTTGTGCAACCGTGAAACTTCATCCGAACATACACAAAATATTTTCCAcctctaattttttttttgctgaagtCACAAAATGATCATGTAGATACAAAAAATTTGTAGGTGCTCAAGAAATCCATCCACAGCTACTCCAGAGAGACTTCCGGGCTTCCGGCCACACGCGGCCGAAAAATACGCCCTCGTTTTCACGTGCTAGCGACCGAAGCACTAAAAACTGATGATAACAAGCGGGAAAAATCACCGGGATAAACTGCTTTGCGTCatctttttccctttctttagCGCCGCGCTTCATCAGCCGCCAGAGGCGCTAGAGAAGTCTGCTGCGTGGCTGGCCGCCGGGCATCTTGATTCGCCGCCTAGCGTTGAAAGTCAAATCGCGAATTCCTAAAATCCCCACCCAACTCCTCACTAGCGCAGACCGCAGCCGGCTTGAGCCTgcgcccgagcccgagcccgccCCTCTCCCCAGCCCCGCCAATGGCCGCtgcctccctcgccgtccgctgggccgtcggcgccgccctcgccgccgtgatcgccgcgcgcgccgtccGGCGCCGCTCGCTCGACGCCTCGGGCGGGGTCGCCGGGTTCGCCGTCATGGCGATCCACCTCGCCTGCGGCTACAGGTACggggcgctgctgctggccttcttcttcacctCCTCCAAGGTCACCAAGATCGGCGAGGACCGCAAGCGCCGCCTCGAGGAGGACTTCAAGGAGGGGGGCCAGCGCAACTGGTAATACACGACTCGCCCAACTGGCTATGTTTCTTAGCTGACAACCAATTTCGCTGCCGACCAATCAATTCCTCTTATTTTTTGCGCTTGACCTGTGCTTCCGCACGTGAAACGTGTGCTCTATTTGTGCTAAGCAAATGCTACACAAACTAGATCGCTACTGAATGATGTAGGTACAACAAGAATCAGGTATTCAGTACAGTTCTCTAGATAGAATCTGACATTCAGtattctctctctcaaaaCTACTCAGTTCAGCAAACAGCGGTCTGTGCCTCTGTGGGCACACAACAAAATATTGCTGtgaaaagaaacaactaaTGATTGGCCTTAAGTTCTTAACTGTCAGTTACACAATCTTTGCATTTGAGTCCCCAAGTACCCTTCCTCCTACTCAAGTACGGAGTCTGAGGTTacaattttttctttccttcccttTTTGGAAGCGAGCTGGTTTTAATTTTGGTTATCATTTCAGAAAAGATTTGAAGTAACCAAAGTTGCAGGaatacatttattttgt carries:
- the LOC100833516 gene encoding uncharacterized protein LOC100833516 isoform X1; amino-acid sequence: MYRWIEKSNSHYHSDSRPVPPPSPSALYLSNSSAHLALDFFIRFYQGCTSFEQRQPGSVMSFEDKAVASRIASPSPKAVVSESDLRMINATSNMEQPQANSQANAVVGPVAIFWDIENCPVPSDVRPDDVAGNIRMALRLHPIVKGAVTMLSAYGDFNAFPRRLREGCQRTGVKLVDVPNGRKDAADKAILVDMFLFALDNRPPSSIMLISGDVDFAPALHILGQRGYTIVLAIPSSVTVSSALSGAGSFVWDWPSLARGVGSVAPRSLGHRAAEPSGYLNSVTLGKYPDTEEEAIVYMGTSRNEYGGRTPGNQMYYYNSSQITGEPCKAFYTVEDGNCGTGTSSRSHNLSCGLNEVPEIDQGFTGEHSWWVRPGDLQGLKGQLIRLFELSGGSVPLVRVPSEYLKLFGRHLYVAEYGAVKLVHLFEKLAESFVVMGQGQRKIICLRNSGDRNVKKYSSTPIILKNEKRLSATLGESAVGTCQQLSSSSDDFSEDEQNISPDVDGAYVFDEHLARCRTEIQDLLVCYYKCRLPLCDFESLYEQRYKKVLDYQSFGVNGLEELAEKLKDVVELQLDEVSNMKLIKAKSAK
- the LOC100833516 gene encoding uncharacterized protein LOC100833516 isoform X2 produces the protein MVTMRTVFSFTGSVMSFEDKAVASRIASPSPKAVVSESDLRMINATSNMEQPQANSQANAVVGPVAIFWDIENCPVPSDVRPDDVAGNIRMALRLHPIVKGAVTMLSAYGDFNAFPRRLREGCQRTGVKLVDVPNGRKDAADKAILVDMFLFALDNRPPSSIMLISGDVDFAPALHILGQRGYTIVLAIPSSVTVSSALSGAGSFVWDWPSLARGVGSVAPRSLGHRAAEPSGYLNSVTLGKYPDTEEEAIVYMGTSRNEYGGRTPGNQMYYYNSSQITGEPCKAFYTVEDGNCGTGTSSRSHNLSCGLNEVPEIDQGFTGEHSWWVRPGDLQGLKGQLIRLFELSGGSVPLVRVPSEYLKLFGRHLYVAEYGAVKLVHLFEKLAESFVVMGQGQRKIICLRNSGDRNVKKYSSTPIILKNEKRLSATLGESAVGTCQQLSSSSDDFSEDEQNISPDVDGAYVFDEHLARCRTEIQDLLVCYYKCRLPLCDFESLYEQRYKKVLDYQSFGVNGLEELAEKLKDVVELQLDEVSNMKLIKAKSAK
- the LOC100833516 gene encoding uncharacterized protein LOC100833516 isoform X3, coding for MSFEDKAVASRIASPSPKAVVSESDLRMINATSNMEQPQANSQANAVVGPVAIFWDIENCPVPSDVRPDDVAGNIRMALRLHPIVKGAVTMLSAYGDFNAFPRRLREGCQRTGVKLVDVPNGRKDAADKAILVDMFLFALDNRPPSSIMLISGDVDFAPALHILGQRGYTIVLAIPSSVTVSSALSGAGSFVWDWPSLARGVGSVAPRSLGHRAAEPSGYLNSVTLGKYPDTEEEAIVYMGTSRNEYGGRTPGNQMYYYNSSQITGEPCKAFYTVEDGNCGTGTSSRSHNLSCGLNEVPEIDQGFTGEHSWWVRPGDLQGLKGQLIRLFELSGGSVPLVRVPSEYLKLFGRHLYVAEYGAVKLVHLFEKLAESFVVMGQGQRKIICLRNSGDRNVKKYSSTPIILKNEKRLSATLGESAVGTCQQLSSSSDDFSEDEQNISPDVDGAYVFDEHLARCRTEIQDLLVCYYKCRLPLCDFESLYEQRYKKVLDYQSFGVNGLEELAEKLKDVVELQLDEVSNMKLIKAKSAK